From Bacteroidales bacterium, one genomic window encodes:
- a CDS encoding radical SAM peptide maturase: MNKFRDIKPDEIENNLVNLRQLVFEVTDACNLKCRYCGYGDLYYGYDKRESKYLSVNKAKVLLNYLSNIWNANITNEENPLTYISFYGGEPLLNIGFIKEIIAYIESLKLKRDILFSMTTNAMLLDKYMDFLVEKKFSLLISLDGNRRAQSYRVTKTTGENSFDKVISNVKALQAKYPKYYNEHVNFNSVLHNRNSVGGTYSFIKKNFYKETTISELNNSEIREDKRDEYDRTFRNKIESIKNSSNCEALERKLFLGDPKTNDLLLFLHQYSGNVFKSYASFLVNPEKILSTNTGTCIPFAKKMFVTVNGKILQCERIDHSFSLGTVSENEVHLDLDKIAKIFNRYIAKVRGQCSVCYRKRSCIQCFHYIPDIKSQHPSCLGFMDKKRYDMYCSYCLGHLAKYPELYKKIMTKVRVD; the protein is encoded by the coding sequence ATGAATAAATTTAGAGATATTAAGCCAGATGAGATTGAGAATAATTTAGTCAATCTTAGACAACTGGTTTTTGAGGTGACAGATGCCTGTAATCTTAAATGTAGGTATTGCGGTTACGGGGATCTATATTATGGTTATGATAAGAGGGAATCTAAATACCTTTCAGTCAACAAAGCAAAAGTGCTACTAAATTATTTGTCAAATATTTGGAATGCTAATATAACTAATGAAGAAAATCCGCTCACATATATAAGCTTTTATGGCGGAGAGCCTCTATTGAATATCGGATTTATTAAAGAAATAATTGCTTATATAGAAAGTTTGAAACTTAAACGGGATATACTCTTTTCTATGACAACTAATGCAATGCTTTTGGATAAATATATGGATTTCTTAGTTGAGAAAAAATTTAGTCTACTTATAAGTTTGGATGGAAATAGGAGGGCACAGAGTTATAGAGTTACAAAAACAACTGGAGAAAATTCATTTGACAAAGTCATTAGTAATGTTAAAGCACTTCAAGCTAAATATCCTAAATATTATAATGAACACGTGAATTTTAACTCTGTACTGCATAACAGGAATAGTGTTGGTGGTACATATAGTTTTATTAAAAAAAACTTTTATAAAGAGACAACAATTTCTGAATTAAATAATTCAGAAATTAGAGAGGATAAGCGGGATGAGTATGACAGAACATTTAGAAACAAAATTGAGAGCATAAAAAATTCAAGTAATTGTGAAGCACTTGAGAGAAAACTTTTTTTAGGAGATCCAAAGACAAATGATTTACTTCTATTTCTCCATCAATATAGTGGAAATGTTTTTAAAAGCTATGCTTCATTTCTGGTAAATCCAGAAAAAATATTAAGCACAAATACTGGGACATGTATTCCATTTGCAAAAAAAATGTTTGTAACTGTGAATGGAAAAATTTTGCAGTGTGAAAGGATTGATCATTCATTTTCTCTAGGCACTGTTTCCGAAAATGAAGTACATCTGGATTTAGACAAGATTGCAAAAATCTTTAACAGATACATTGCTAAAGTTAGGGGACAATGTTCTGTATGTTATAGAAAACGTTCTTGTATTCAATGTTTCCACTATATCCCTGATATAAAATCACAACATCCATCATGTCTGGGTTTTATGGATAAAAAACGTTATGACATGTACTGCTCGTACTGTTTAGGGCATCTTGCAAAATATCCAGAGCTTTATAAGAAGATAATGACAAAAGTTAGAGTTGACTAA
- a CDS encoding GLPGLI family protein — translation MKTIKKSLLIILLLLLFVLPLHGQISGRRIGVRFRYGSKYTHRVIDTCKLFITYQFKYFDDESKKGKNTDIKYLEIGNRYIRYHSYLGEQRDSLYSVTVNVNFDWRSKLGIEREYYPDLEDVYFNFHSNGNLFLTSLVLNYDYCYEETIPVINWNLEPNKDTTIIGHHCLFATAQYCGRHYNAWFAPDIPIKYGPYKFNGLPGLIMKISDYDGFFDWVAVGITTPKRIKNIYFDQAPHVVKTDRSGYRKVFDMQWKDIGTLYRSQGSNLYVGGHGYLQPGENIDIPQIPAIENE, via the coding sequence ATGAAAACAATTAAAAAATCGTTGCTAATAATTTTGTTGTTGTTGTTATTTGTTCTTCCACTACACGGACAAATATCAGGCAGAAGAATTGGTGTTAGGTTTCGGTATGGCTCAAAATATACACACAGAGTTATTGATACATGTAAGTTGTTTATTACATATCAATTTAAATACTTTGATGATGAATCAAAGAAAGGCAAAAATACAGATATTAAATACTTGGAAATTGGCAACCGATACATCCGCTATCATTCCTATTTAGGTGAGCAAAGAGATTCATTGTACTCTGTGACAGTGAATGTGAATTTTGATTGGCGGTCTAAGCTTGGCATTGAACGCGAGTATTATCCAGATTTAGAAGATGTTTATTTTAATTTCCACAGCAATGGAAACCTCTTTTTGACCTCTTTGGTTCTTAATTATGATTATTGTTATGAGGAAACAATCCCTGTAATTAATTGGAATCTTGAACCAAATAAAGATACCACAATTATTGGGCATCATTGTCTTTTTGCAACTGCGCAGTATTGTGGCAGGCATTATAATGCATGGTTTGCTCCTGATATTCCCATAAAATATGGTCCTTATAAATTTAATGGATTACCAGGGCTGATTATGAAAATCTCAGACTATGATGGTTTTTTTGATTGGGTTGCAGTAGGAATCACAACGCCTAAAAGAATTAAAAACATATATTTTGATCAAGCTCCTCATGTAGTTAAAACTGACAGAAGTGGTTATAGAAAGGTCTTTGATATGCAATGGAAGGATATTGGAACACTTTACAGATCACAAGGGTCTAACTTGTATGTTGGGGGTCATGGATATTTACAACCTGGTGAAAATATTGACATTCCGCAAATTCCTGCAATTGAGAATGAATAA
- a CDS encoding peptidase domain-containing ABC transporter, producing the protein MFFPHCMQLDSMDCGPTCLQMVSSFYGKSYSLRNLRERCHITREGVSMLGISDAAESIGFRTAGVKITWEQLRDEANLPCIVHWNQRHFVVVYKIAKTKRKLFSGNRESKGYEVYVSDPAEGLLKYKEEQFLKSWQTNGKGFALLLEPTPAFYKEKGDEDKRMGFAYVLKYLLPYRNYVAQLLLSMLIAGGLSLLLPFLTQSVVDTGIGTGNIGFVVMILIAQVVLVLGQMANNLIKSWLMLHMTTRISISLISDFLSKLMRLPIAFFDSKMVGDILQRIDDYDRIQRFLTGSLLSIIMAAVSFVIYGIIMCGYNLGILGVFILGSALYIFWVMTFLKRRRKLDYMRFQEASNNQSSIVQLIGGMQDIKLNNCEKQKRWEWESIQAKLYKISIKGLTLAQTQEVGGTFIDQTKNVLISFMAASSVIKGGMTLGMMMAMQYIIGQLNAPISQFISFVQSTQDAKISLDRMSEITEKDDEEPDGIEKIRNIPGDSALEFQNVVFQYEGPYSDKVLNNINLTIPPNKVTAVVGASGSGKTTMLKMILGFYKPVEGKVLLGGRKLDLYSESCWRKICGAVMQEGYIFSDTIANNIGVSEEVPDMSKVRRSAKLANIDTFIDELPLGYSTKIGASGHGLSSGQKQRLLIARAAYKDARYLIFDEATNSLDANNEKQIMENLKMLFRGKTVIIAAHRLSTVKDADNIVVLDKGVIAEEGTHKDLIAKRGYYYQLIKNQLELGN; encoded by the coding sequence ATGTTTTTCCCCCACTGTATGCAGCTAGATTCCATGGACTGCGGCCCCACGTGTTTGCAGATGGTTTCTTCCTTCTACGGTAAGAGCTACTCTCTTAGGAACTTACGTGAGAGATGCCACATAACCAGAGAAGGAGTGTCCATGCTTGGCATCAGTGATGCGGCCGAGTCCATTGGATTTCGCACAGCTGGTGTAAAGATCACATGGGAGCAATTGCGTGATGAAGCCAACCTTCCATGCATCGTTCACTGGAATCAAAGGCATTTTGTAGTAGTGTATAAAATTGCCAAAACAAAGAGAAAACTTTTTAGCGGCAATAGAGAATCCAAAGGATATGAAGTGTATGTGTCGGACCCGGCGGAAGGTCTGCTCAAATATAAGGAAGAGCAGTTTTTAAAGTCCTGGCAGACAAATGGAAAGGGCTTTGCTCTTCTTCTGGAACCAACGCCGGCCTTCTACAAAGAAAAGGGAGATGAAGACAAGCGCATGGGCTTTGCCTATGTTTTGAAATACCTTCTTCCGTATAGAAATTATGTCGCCCAGCTTCTGCTCTCTATGCTCATAGCGGGAGGGCTGAGCCTTCTGCTTCCGTTTCTCACACAGTCAGTTGTAGATACGGGAATAGGAACCGGCAACATTGGCTTTGTAGTTATGATACTAATTGCACAAGTTGTACTTGTGCTCGGTCAAATGGCAAACAATCTTATCAAGAGCTGGCTCATGCTGCACATGACAACGCGTATAAGCATCTCATTGATAAGCGATTTCCTTAGCAAGCTTATGAGGCTCCCCATAGCCTTCTTTGACAGCAAGATGGTTGGTGACATTCTGCAGAGAATAGATGACTATGACAGAATACAGAGATTTCTTACAGGCTCGCTGCTGAGCATCATCATGGCAGCCGTATCATTTGTCATTTACGGCATTATAATGTGCGGATACAATCTTGGGATTCTTGGAGTGTTCATCCTTGGCAGCGCGCTCTATATTTTCTGGGTCATGACTTTTTTGAAGCGGAGGCGCAAGCTGGATTACATGAGATTTCAGGAGGCGTCCAACAATCAAAGCAGCATAGTCCAGCTTATAGGAGGCATGCAGGACATCAAGCTGAACAACTGTGAGAAGCAGAAGAGATGGGAGTGGGAAAGTATTCAAGCAAAACTTTATAAGATAAGCATCAAGGGGCTGACACTGGCTCAGACCCAGGAGGTAGGAGGCACCTTCATTGATCAGACAAAGAATGTCCTCATTTCTTTTATGGCCGCAAGTTCTGTCATTAAAGGAGGTATGACGCTTGGAATGATGATGGCCATGCAATATATTATTGGACAGCTTAATGCGCCAATATCTCAGTTCATCTCCTTTGTGCAGTCAACCCAGGATGCAAAAATTTCACTGGACAGAATGAGCGAGATAACTGAGAAGGATGACGAGGAGCCGGATGGCATTGAGAAAATAAGAAACATCCCAGGCGATTCCGCCCTTGAGTTTCAAAATGTTGTATTTCAGTATGAAGGGCCTTATTCAGATAAAGTACTCAACAATATAAACCTAACAATCCCGCCCAACAAGGTTACGGCCGTTGTCGGAGCCAGCGGAAGCGGCAAGACGACAATGCTTAAGATGATTCTTGGCTTCTATAAGCCAGTGGAGGGCAAAGTGTTACTGGGTGGGAGAAAATTGGATTTATACAGTGAGAGCTGCTGGAGAAAAATTTGTGGAGCCGTCATGCAGGAGGGATACATCTTTTCAGATACAATTGCAAACAATATTGGTGTGTCTGAAGAAGTTCCGGATATGTCAAAGGTGAGGCGCTCAGCAAAACTTGCAAACATAGACACATTCATAGATGAGCTGCCTCTTGGATACAGCACAAAGATTGGAGCATCAGGTCACGGACTGAGCAGCGGACAAAAACAGCGTCTGCTGATAGCAAGAGCTGCCTACAAAGATGCAAGGTATCTGATTTTTGATGAGGCCACTAATTCCCTGGATGCCAATAATGAAAAGCAGATCATGGAAAATCTTAAAATGCTCTTTAGAGGTAAGACAGTTATTATTGCGGCCCACAGGCTAAGCACTGTAAAAGATGCAGACAATATTGTTGTGCTGGACAAGGGAGTGATAGCAGAGGAGGGAACGCACAAGGATTTGATTGCAAAGAGAGGATATTACTACCAGCTGATAAAGAACCAGCTGGAACTGGGAAACTAA
- a CDS encoding TIGR04149 family rSAM-modified RiPP produces the protein MKKLNLISTEQSNALRKQMQNLRGGYVKGEPGNCSCGCKYEGRPGGSSYFDNGVANNLAGIQDDGVTNGFLLPAVVVANKKECDTTDPDIIVAN, from the coding sequence ATGAAAAAGTTAAATCTTATCAGTACTGAACAATCAAATGCTCTTAGGAAACAGATGCAAAATTTAAGGGGTGGCTATGTTAAGGGAGAGCCAGGTAATTGCTCTTGCGGTTGCAAGTACGAGGGTAGACCTGGTGGGTCTTCTTATTTTGATAATGGTGTTGCAAATAATCTTGCTGGAATACAAGATGATGGGGTTACTAATGGCTTTCTATTGCCAGCTGTGGTTGTCGCCAACAAAAAAGAATGTGATACAACAGATCCTGATATAATTGTGGCTAACTAG
- a CDS encoding GLPGLI family protein, with the protein MKKIKLLVLFFFIFTPIIAIGQIHTRGLFGVYHRDAAVKKVIGKYNFSVTYKFTYAIDTVTKHKYFDMHNLEVGDTFSRYYSTNADKVDSILLKEREYTKTHPHASKYGERGEYINRFDHSGWMQPSELERQEMFYQNYQQKGVVTCRILICRVDYEYTEPLGDFHWKIADSSSSIKVLGYGCQVATGNFRGRNYKVYFTEEIPVTCGPWKFNGLPGLILRVEESSGLFKWEAVGISQKPGDIYIHDPKAFPSKKSLLVVKKVSRKQVMSMQKIEWEDPMGLMKMHDPSTNYYRVDLKTNSILNEKETALERAKYYIPRLELE; encoded by the coding sequence ATGAAAAAAATCAAACTATTGGTGTTGTTCTTTTTTATATTCACTCCAATAATAGCAATTGGACAAATTCACACTAGAGGATTGTTCGGCGTCTATCACAGAGATGCGGCTGTGAAAAAGGTGATTGGAAAGTATAATTTTTCAGTTACTTACAAGTTCACGTATGCGATTGACACTGTAACAAAACATAAATATTTTGATATGCATAATTTGGAGGTAGGAGATACTTTTTCCAGATACTATAGTACTAATGCGGACAAGGTAGATTCCATTCTTCTAAAGGAGCGGGAGTATACTAAAACACATCCCCATGCGTCAAAGTATGGTGAGCGTGGTGAGTATATAAACAGGTTTGATCATTCTGGGTGGATGCAGCCGTCTGAATTGGAGAGACAGGAAATGTTTTATCAGAACTATCAGCAGAAAGGTGTTGTAACATGCAGGATACTAATTTGCAGGGTGGATTATGAATATACGGAGCCTCTGGGAGATTTCCACTGGAAGATAGCAGACAGCAGTTCGTCCATTAAAGTTCTTGGGTATGGCTGTCAAGTTGCAACAGGCAATTTTAGAGGCAGAAACTATAAAGTATATTTTACAGAGGAAATTCCGGTAACGTGCGGACCATGGAAGTTTAATGGTTTGCCTGGATTGATATTAAGAGTGGAGGAGTCAAGCGGACTGTTCAAATGGGAGGCGGTAGGTATAAGTCAGAAACCTGGTGACATCTATATACATGATCCAAAGGCTTTTCCTTCAAAGAAATCATTGCTAGTAGTCAAAAAGGTTAGCAGAAAACAAGTTATGAGTATGCAAAAGATTGAATGGGAGGACCCTATGGGATTAATGAAGATGCATGATCCAAGTACGAATTATTATCGTGTGGACCTTAAGACTAATTCTATATTGAACGAAAAGGAAACAGCATTAGAGAGAGCAAAATATTACATACCTCGTTTGGAACTAGAATAA
- a CDS encoding GLPGLI family protein, with amino-acid sequence MYEKNQKQIYYEKNQTIGYCSFLYFSPVITIGQIHTRGLFGVYHRDAAVKKVIGKYNFSVTYKFTYAIDTVTKHKYFDMHNLEVGDAFSRYYSTNADKVDSILLKEREYTKTHPHASKYGARGEYINRFDHSGWMQPSELERQEMFYQNYQQKGVVTCRILICRVDYEYTEPLGDFHWKIADSSSSIKVLGYGCQVATGNFRGRNYKVYFTEEIPVTCGPWKFNGLPGLILRVEESSGLFKWEAVGISQKPGDIYIHDPKAFPSKKSLLVVKKVSRKQVMSMQKLEWEDPMGLMKMHDPSTNYYRVDLKTNSILNEKETALKRAKYYIPRLELE; translated from the coding sequence TTGTATGAGAAAAATCAAAAACAGATTTACTATGAAAAAAATCAAACTATTGGCTATTGTTCATTTTTATACTTCTCTCCAGTAATAACAATTGGACAAATTCACACTCGCGGACTGTTTGGCGTCTATCACAGAGATGCGGCTGTGAAAAAGGTGATTGGGAAGTATAATTTTTCAGTTACTTACAAGTTCACGTATGCGATTGACACTGTAACAAAACATAAATATTTTGATATGCATAATTTGGAGGTAGGAGATGCTTTTTCCAGATACTATAGTACTAATGCGGACAAGGTAGATTCCATTCTTCTAAAGGAGCGGGAGTATACTAAAACACATCCCCATGCGTCAAAGTATGGTGCGCGTGGTGAGTATATAAACAGGTTTGATCATTCTGGGTGGATGCAGCCGTCTGAATTGGAGAGACAGGAAATGTTTTATCAGAACTATCAGCAGAAAGGTGTTGTAACATGCAGGATACTAATTTGCAGGGTGGATTATGAATATACGGAGCCTCTGGGAGATTTCCACTGGAAGATAGCAGACAGCAGTTCGTCCATTAAAGTTCTTGGGTATGGCTGTCAAGTTGCAACAGGCAATTTTAGAGGCAGAAACTATAAAGTCTATTTTACAGAGGAAATTCCGGTAACGTGCGGACCATGGAAGTTTAATGGTTTGCCTGGATTGATATTAAGAGTAGAGGAGTCAAGCGGATTGTTCAAATGGGAGGCGGTAGGTATAAGTCAGAAACCTGGTGACATATATATACATGATCCAAAGGCTTTTCCTTCAAAGAAATCATTGCTAGTAGTCAAAAAGGTTAGCAGGAAACAAGTTATGAGTATGCAAAAGCTTGAATGGGAGGACCCTATGGGATTAATGAAGATGCATGATCCAAGTACGAATTATTATCGTGTGGACCTTAAGACCAATTCTATATTGAACGAAAAGGAAACAGCATTAAAGAGAGCTAAATATTACATACCTCGTCTGGAACTGGAATAA
- a CDS encoding GLPGLI family protein, whose amino-acid sequence MKSINQTIICLFICFTLIPNIIIAQGEQRCKIKSSKWTHYTIDTCKCLISFEFKFFDSMDQYKGNEACYDVKQVEVGNRYVRYHSIIGEKMDSLGQIHSTHYSWRDKLGVNNNPTWEDVYFNYLKKGELFFTALLINYEYCYQEPIPKMEWKMIDGQDTTIINHKCYMATTDFYGRHYTAWFAPDIPIQYGPYKFNGLPGMILKIEDSEKFFRWTATGISVPKNIKPMYFEQGKTVVKTDRKGYLKLLNMRWKDIAMLYKSQGAGVFMAGTGWLEPGQIVLSQIPEIEKE is encoded by the coding sequence ATGAAAAGTATCAATCAAACTATTATATGTTTATTTATTTGTTTTACGCTCATCCCAAATATAATTATTGCTCAAGGTGAACAGCGTTGCAAAATTAAGAGTAGTAAATGGACTCATTACACTATAGATACTTGTAAGTGTTTGATATCATTTGAATTTAAGTTTTTTGATAGCATGGATCAATATAAAGGAAATGAAGCATGTTATGATGTTAAGCAAGTCGAAGTAGGGAACAGATATGTGCGCTATCATAGTATCATTGGAGAGAAAATGGATTCACTAGGTCAAATTCATAGTACTCATTATTCTTGGCGTGATAAATTGGGTGTAAATAATAATCCCACATGGGAGGATGTATATTTTAATTACCTAAAGAAAGGTGAATTATTTTTTACCGCTCTTTTGATAAACTATGAGTATTGTTACCAAGAGCCTATCCCAAAGATGGAATGGAAGATGATTGACGGTCAGGATACTACAATTATTAACCATAAGTGTTATATGGCAACAACTGATTTTTACGGGCGCCATTATACAGCATGGTTTGCACCAGACATTCCAATCCAATACGGCCCGTACAAGTTTAATGGTCTTCCGGGAATGATACTAAAGATAGAGGATTCAGAGAAATTTTTTAGGTGGACCGCAACAGGTATAAGCGTTCCTAAAAACATTAAACCAATGTACTTTGAACAGGGAAAAACCGTGGTAAAAACTGATAGAAAAGGATATTTAAAACTATTAAATATGAGGTGGAAGGACATTGCAATGTTGTACAAATCTCAAGGAGCCGGGGTTTTTATGGCTGGTACAGGATGGCTTGAGCCAGGTCAGATTGTCCTTTCGCAAATTCCTGAGATTGAGAAAGAATAG
- a CDS encoding GLPGLI family protein, with product MKKLKFIFTLFLFSFTALPLNAQYFSPYGRDIASKKPIGSYNLSVTYNFTYIRDTTNKRRKIDIEKLEIGKEFSRYYSVLAEQQDSSVCNALNTANGKGHSSNMFFYSGQPERYEDIYLNYPKKGTLTCRTELFDTDYEYTESLPHFKWSFKDGFEEIMGYKCKIATTTFRGRSYEVWFTEEIPTTYGPWKFNGLPGLIMKVRDDKGWFIWEATGISQEIGNIYIYDPAYGKTKGHEKFFIKKITRKQLRALQKMEWDDPISIALLHKCYTYKLYKNNGIPTSELVRKEDYASFRTPYIPPLELE from the coding sequence ATGAAAAAGCTCAAATTTATATTTACTCTTTTTTTGTTTTCTTTTACGGCGTTACCTCTTAATGCTCAATACTTTTCACCATACGGGAGGGATATTGCAAGCAAAAAGCCAATAGGTTCTTACAACCTATCTGTAACATATAACTTCACATACATAAGAGATACAACAAATAAGCGCCGTAAGATTGATATTGAAAAACTGGAAATAGGAAAAGAGTTCTCAAGATATTACAGCGTACTTGCTGAACAGCAGGACTCTTCTGTATGCAATGCACTTAATACGGCAAACGGAAAAGGGCATAGTTCCAATATGTTTTTTTATTCCGGGCAACCGGAGAGGTATGAAGACATATATCTTAATTACCCAAAGAAGGGTACATTAACATGCAGAACAGAACTCTTTGATACAGACTATGAATACACAGAATCATTGCCGCACTTTAAGTGGAGTTTTAAAGATGGGTTTGAAGAAATCATGGGGTACAAATGCAAAATTGCTACAACTACTTTTAGAGGAAGGAGTTATGAGGTGTGGTTTACTGAAGAGATTCCAACAACATACGGTCCGTGGAAATTCAATGGACTGCCTGGTCTTATCATGAAGGTAAGGGATGATAAAGGATGGTTTATCTGGGAGGCAACGGGGATTAGCCAAGAAATCGGAAATATTTACATATATGATCCTGCTTACGGCAAAACAAAAGGGCATGAAAAATTCTTCATAAAAAAAATTACTAGGAAACAATTGCGTGCATTACAAAAAATGGAGTGGGATGACCCTATATCAATTGCATTACTGCATAAATGTTACACATATAAGCTTTATAAAAACAATGGGATACCCACTTCAGAACTTGTTAGAAAAGAGGATTATGCAAGTTTTAGAACTCCATACATTCCTCCGTTGGAACTGGAATAG
- a CDS encoding TIGR04149 family rSAM-modified RiPP: MKKIDLSSLSKEIASKKMMRRLSGGAGNCGCACKYEGKPGGSTLQDNGQANYDLDIPNDFNGFVPTVIVKG, translated from the coding sequence ATGAAAAAAATTGATTTAAGTAGTTTGTCCAAAGAAATAGCATCTAAGAAAATGATGCGGCGTTTGTCAGGTGGAGCTGGCAATTGTGGATGTGCATGTAAGTATGAAGGGAAACCAGGAGGTTCCACTCTCCAAGATAATGGCCAGGCTAATTATGATCTAGATATCCCTAATGATTTTAACGGTTTTGTTCCAACTGTTATAGTAAAGGGATAA
- a CDS encoding TlpA family protein disulfide reductase produces the protein MFNVKICICNLILIMSFLLALCTTCYGQEKNAAIGYHSNTSNVVIIFKDCPDHTGTSKLTSGVMSIMPPRIVEYVDAMRRLHSFFPRMSGCDTLIVPTYNGFAEVMHRNQVREDNYYMLKAGDTVLFTYGRNLRPIIKSLCSSYNTWLYNLPEEDARSVDKKTGYNISTLCYANDINICWKRGYNIKEYQIPNIDSLRIVLKSYQQDYNAKLDSLVSSRRITHWYADYLKRHDTLTAILHGNLVTLRRYSKPIIASDSMMHYTFAHHLAQSAYFPMDEKGFAAISQDSTISIYARISILKNSMADLSTNQYGWHHYPKELVDKCSKIYIKLSGDKEFILEIDAVKPTYSGKYTIDLTLLNVGGKKTSLSDVLNKYKGKFIYLDIWASWCGPCVGGMPAALKLRKEYKGKNIAFVYFDSGDKVPETWRRAIEKYKISEEGGDNYLITNIDNSKFVKEIGLSKIPRMLIFDKTGKIINLDAPRPGTPELKKILDSLTNQ, from the coding sequence ATGTTTAATGTAAAAATTTGTATCTGCAACCTGATTCTCATTATGAGTTTCCTTCTGGCCCTATGCACAACCTGCTATGGACAAGAAAAGAATGCTGCAATTGGGTATCACTCAAATACGTCCAATGTGGTAATCATTTTTAAGGATTGCCCCGATCACACTGGTACCAGCAAACTAACTAGCGGCGTTATGAGCATCATGCCCCCGCGCATAGTTGAGTATGTAGATGCCATGCGCAGACTTCACAGTTTTTTTCCACGCATGTCTGGATGCGACACTTTAATTGTTCCAACATACAACGGCTTTGCGGAAGTTATGCACCGCAATCAAGTACGGGAGGACAACTACTATATGCTTAAAGCGGGTGATACAGTGCTGTTTACATACGGGCGAAATCTTAGGCCCATTATAAAGAGTCTCTGCTCCTCCTACAATACATGGCTATACAATCTGCCGGAAGAGGATGCAAGATCTGTAGATAAAAAAACAGGCTACAATATATCTACCCTCTGTTATGCCAATGACATTAATATATGTTGGAAAAGAGGTTATAATATAAAAGAGTATCAAATTCCAAATATTGATTCTCTGAGGATTGTCCTAAAATCTTATCAACAAGATTACAATGCAAAATTGGATTCTCTTGTTTCCTCCAGACGCATAACACATTGGTATGCAGATTATTTAAAGAGACATGACACATTAACTGCCATCCTTCACGGCAATCTTGTAACTCTTCGCCGTTACTCCAAGCCAATCATTGCGTCAGACTCAATGATGCACTATACGTTTGCACACCATCTAGCTCAAAGTGCATATTTCCCCATGGATGAAAAAGGGTTTGCAGCTATTTCTCAAGACAGCACAATTTCTATATATGCAAGAATTTCTATCCTTAAAAATTCTATGGCTGATTTGTCAACTAATCAATATGGCTGGCACCACTATCCTAAGGAACTTGTTGACAAATGCAGTAAAATATACATAAAACTATCGGGAGACAAAGAATTTATCTTGGAAATTGACGCCGTAAAACCAACATATTCAGGAAAATACACAATCGACCTCACACTATTGAACGTTGGCGGTAAAAAAACTTCTCTGTCTGATGTGCTTAATAAATACAAAGGCAAGTTTATTTATTTGGATATCTGGGCATCTTGGTGCGGGCCATGTGTTGGCGGTATGCCTGCTGCACTCAAACTCCGCAAAGAGTACAAGGGAAAAAATATTGCATTTGTCTATTTTGATTCTGGAGACAAAGTTCCGGAGACTTGGCGCAGAGCTATTGAGAAATATAAAATTTCTGAGGAGGGAGGCGATAATTACCTGATTACCAACATCGATAATAGCAAATTCGTAAAAGAGATTGGACTTAGTAAAATTCCCCGCATGCTGATATTTGACAAAACAGGAAAAATAATCAACCTTGACGCCCCACGCCCCGGCACTCCGGAATTGAAAAAAATATTGGACAGTTTAACCAATCAATAA
- a CDS encoding HlyD family secretion protein — translation MQSRQQLTELDMQRQNEIEEYERKLGKSRQELIAAIEKWKENYALIAPVAGKMTFINYWSNNQRITSGDRLASIVPDDNVKVIGRLSVPPSGFGKVKDGQRVLVALEGYPYMEFGKLSGIITSISAVPDKDNNYQVEVYFPEGLRTTYKKNISLIQQMKGTGEIITEDMRLIEQLINPIRSLFKNN, via the coding sequence ATGCAAAGCAGGCAGCAGCTTACTGAATTGGATATGCAAAGACAGAATGAAATTGAGGAATATGAGAGAAAACTTGGCAAGAGCAGGCAGGAACTTATTGCTGCAATTGAAAAGTGGAAAGAGAATTACGCATTGATTGCACCTGTTGCAGGCAAGATGACGTTCATTAATTATTGGAGCAATAATCAGAGGATTACATCCGGCGACAGACTGGCCAGCATTGTGCCGGACGACAATGTTAAGGTGATTGGAAGGCTTTCGGTGCCGCCTTCCGGGTTTGGCAAAGTGAAAGATGGTCAAAGAGTTCTGGTTGCGCTTGAAGGCTACCCATACATGGAATTTGGAAAACTGAGCGGAATAATTACAAGCATATCCGCTGTGCCGGATAAAGACAACAACTATCAGGTGGAGGTCTATTTTCCTGAAGGTCTGCGCACTACATACAAGAAAAACATCAGCCTTATCCAGCAGATGAAAGGAACCGGAGAGATAATAACAGAGGACATGAGGCTGATAGAGCAGCTGATCAATCCTATAAGATCTTTATTCAAGAACAACTAA